One genomic segment of Suncus etruscus isolate mSunEtr1 chromosome 15, mSunEtr1.pri.cur, whole genome shotgun sequence includes these proteins:
- the LOC126031343 gene encoding ceramide synthase 4-like: MWSDLNEWFWSERIWLRPDAKWADLEDRDGKVFPHPRDLLAALPLALALVALRFAFERFIALPIGHWLGIQNQPRRPAKPIPTLERYFVTVGPKPKEDQLEFLAAVCKLTLNQTRRWFRRRRNQDRIPLGKKFREASWRFTYFLFISLAGFSILYHEPWLWRPVMCWDNYPHQSLKPSLYYWYLLELSFFTSLFITAPLDIKRKDFKEQMLHHTVTILLIFFSYSTNLIRVGSLVMLPLDCTNSFLEIAKIFSYTKYQKVSQVLFFIFALVFLSLRMVIFPTQILYTTYYDSIDGTGPFFGYYFFNILLMMIQVLQTFWSYLIVRMLYNFNWKGKVGRDIRSDVEESDSSDSEVVEKNPPLQDGVAHRPGATTSDGPRSRATTNQNTCGPRSR, from the exons ATGTGGTCCGACCTGAACGAATGGTTCTGGTCGGAAAGAATCTGGCTTCGGCCCGATGCCAAATGGGCCGACCTAGAGGACCGTGACGGCAAGGTGTTTCCGCATCCCCGGGACCTGCTGGCAGCCTTGCCCCTGGCACTTGCCCTGGTGGCCCTTCGCTTTGCCTTTGAGAG ATTCATTGCTCTGCCCATAGGCCATTGGCTAGGGATACAGAATCAGCCTCGTCGGCCAGCCAAGCCTATCCCCACGCTGGAGAGATACTTCGTCACAGTTGGACCAAAACCCAAGGAG GACCAGTTGGAGTTCCTGGCTGCCGTATGTAAACTCACACTGAACCAGACTCGGCGCTGGTTTCGCAGACGCCGCAACCAGGACCGAATCCCACTGGGCAAGAAGTTCCGTGAGGCCAG CTGGAGGTTTACCTACTTCCTTTTCATCTCTCTTGCTGGTTTTTCCATCCTCTACCAC GAACCTTGGTTGTGGAGACCAGTTATGTGCTGGGACAACTACCCACACCAG TCCCTGAAGCCTTCCCTGTACTACTGGTACCTCCTGGAGCTGAGTTTCTTCACCTCGCTGTTCATCACGGCGCCTTTGGACATCAAGCGCAAG GACTTCAAGGAGCAGATGCTGCACCACACTGTGACCATCCTCCTGATCTTCTTCTCCTACAGCACCAACCTGATTCGTGTTGGCTCACTGGTGATGCTTCCGCTCGACTGCACCAACAGCTTTCTGGAG ATCGCTAAAATATTCAGCTATACAAAGTATCAGAAGGTGTCTCAAGTTCTCTTCTTCATCTTTGCCTTAGTCTTCTTGAGCCTGCGTATGGTGATCTTCCCCACCCA GATCCTGTACACCACCTATTATGACTCCATCGATGGCACCGGCCCCTTCTTTGGCTACTACTTCTTCAACATTCTCCTGATGATGATTCAAGTGCTGCAAACCTTCTGGTCCTACCTCATTGTGCGCATGCTCTACAACTTCAACTGGAAAGGGAAGGTAGGCAGG GACATTCGCAGTGATGTGGAAGAGTCAGACTCGAGTGACAGTGAAGTGGTCGAGAAAAACCCTCCATTGCAGGATGGGGTGGCCCACCGTCCAGGGGCGACCACTTCTGATGGTCCTCGGAGCCGGGCAACAACAAATCAGAACACATGTGGTCCACGTAGCAGATGA
- the LOC126031186 gene encoding 40S ribosomal protein S23-like produces MGKCRDLLRACKLHSHWRDQKWHDRQYKKVHLGTALKANPFGGASHAKGIVLEKVGVEAKQPDSAIRKCVRVQLIKNGKKITAFVPNDGCLNFIEENDEVLVAGFGCKGHAVGDIPGVRFKVVKVANVSLLALYKDKKERPRSDD; encoded by the coding sequence ATGGGGAAGTGCCGCGACCTTCTTAGGGCTTGCAAGCTCCACAGCCACTGGCGAGATCAGAAATGGCATGACAGGCAATACAAGAAAGTGCATTTGGGCACAGCCCTGAAGGCCAATCCTTTCGGAGGTGCTTCCCATGCCAAAGGAATCGTGCTGGAGAAAGTTGGTGTTGAGGCCAAACAGCCAGATTCTGCTATTAGGAAGTGTGTCCGTGTCCAGCTGATCAAGAACGGCAAGAAAATCACAGCTTTTGTACCAAATGATGGTTGCTTGAATTTCATCGAGGAAAACGATGAAGTTCTGGTTGCTGGATTTGGTTGCAAAGGGCATGCTGTTGGTGACATTCCTGGAGTCCGCTTTAAGGTTGTCAAAGTAGCCAACGTCTCTCTTCTGGCCTTATATAAAGACAAGAAGGAAAGACCAAGATCTGATGATTAA